The Methanococcus voltae genome window below encodes:
- a CDS encoding 3-dehydroquinate synthase II, which yields MASKFGFIYTVSNEWDEIKETVTDSLESSVNSIIIPKITDEQLNTLKKLGKMNIISKNLNSDIILLDNDDITEKLEENIEIISNLKKDVNKKIAILIKIMSKNDEVMASELSKTGLIDYIILEGKDWNIIPLENLIADLFTTKIEIVSLAKGVKDAEVAYEILEKGVDGVALASEDINEIKKFSELISKLNSPNLKMDIATVKKVEPIGSGDRVCIDTCSMLNIGEGMLIGSYSKALFLVHAESVENEYVATRPFRVNAGPVHAYVLCPNNKTKYLSDLKAGDKVLAVSSKGETREVIVGRAKIEKRPLYLLEADYKGETLRTILQNAETIRLVNEKGKDISIVNLKEGDKILVKIEDKARHFGMSIEETIIEK from the coding sequence ATGGCTTCAAAATTTGGATTTATTTATACAGTGAGTAATGAATGGGATGAAATTAAAGAAACAGTTACAGATTCATTGGAAAGTTCTGTAAATTCAATAATAATACCCAAAATAACGGATGAACAATTAAATACATTAAAAAAACTTGGTAAAATGAATATTATCTCAAAAAATCTTAATTCAGATATAATATTACTCGATAACGATGATATAACGGAAAAACTTGAAGAAAATATCGAGATAATTTCAAATTTAAAAAAAGATGTCAATAAAAAAATTGCCATTTTAATTAAAATAATGTCAAAAAATGACGAAGTAATGGCCTCAGAATTAAGCAAAACTGGGTTAATTGATTATATAATACTTGAAGGTAAAGACTGGAATATAATTCCATTGGAAAATTTAATCGCTGATTTATTCACTACAAAAATAGAAATAGTTTCATTGGCAAAAGGTGTCAAAGATGCCGAAGTTGCTTATGAAATCCTTGAAAAAGGGGTCGATGGCGTAGCTTTAGCTTCCGAGGATATTAACGAAATCAAAAAATTTTCAGAATTAATCTCAAAATTGAACTCTCCAAACTTGAAAATGGATATTGCTACAGTTAAAAAAGTTGAACCAATCGGTAGTGGAGATAGAGTTTGTATCGATACTTGTTCCATGTTAAATATTGGCGAAGGTATGCTAATTGGTTCATACTCAAAAGCGTTATTTTTAGTGCATGCTGAGAGTGTTGAAAATGAATATGTGGCCACGAGACCTTTCCGAGTTAATGCAGGACCAGTTCATGCATACGTACTATGCCCAAACAACAAAACAAAATACCTTAGCGACTTAAAAGCGGGAGACAAGGTTCTTGCCGTAAGTTCCAAAGGTGAAACAAGAGAAGTTATAGTAGGTAGGGCAAAAATCGAGAAAAGGCCACTTTATCTTTTAGAAGCCGATTACAAAGGAGAAACATTACGAACCATATTACAAAATGCTGAAACCATTAGGTTAGTAAATGAAAAAGGTAAAGATATATCTATTGTAAATTTAAAAGAAGGCGACAAAATCCTTGTAAAAATAGAAGATAAAGCAAGACATTTTGGAATGTCAATTGAAGAAACCATCATCGAAAAATAA